The sequence below is a genomic window from Candidatus Brocadiaceae bacterium.
ATGGGCGGCTGCCGCAAGCCCTTCCTCATGCTCGCCGGCCGGCCCGTCATCGGCCACGTCGTGGAGGCGCTTGCCCGGGCCCCCGGGTGCGTCCGAATCGTCCTGGCCCTGCGGCCGGACGACGCCGCCGACGAGTCCGTCCGCGCCGAACTCCAGGCGCTCGGCCAGCACGTGCGCATCGTGCCCGGGGGCGCCACGCGACAGGACAGCGTGGCCGCCGGCCTGCGCGGCGTCGACGTTGATGTCCCGGTGGTTCTCACGCACGACGCCGCCCGGCCGCTGGTCGACCCGGACGTCGTCCGCCGGGTCGCCCAGGGCGCACTGAGCAGCGGAGCCGCCGTGGCCGCCGTCCCGGCCGCCGAGACCGTCAAGGAAGTGGGGGAGGGCGGCATCGTCCTGGGCACCCCCGCGCGGGACGGCCTCTGGCTCGCCCACACCCCCCAGGGGCTGCGCAGGCACCTCTTCGAGCGCGCCCACGAGGCGGCCAGGCGCGACGGCTTCGCGGGCACCGACGACGTCCAACT
It includes:
- the ispD gene encoding 2-C-methyl-D-erythritol 4-phosphate cytidylyltransferase, producing the protein MSTHCDLRYAVIVPAAGEGRRMGGCRKPFLMLAGRPVIGHVVEALARAPGCVRIVLALRPDDAADESVRAELQALGQHVRIVPGGATRQDSVAAGLRGVDVDVPVVLTHDAARPLVDPDVVRRVAQGALSSGAAVAAVPAAETVKEVGEGGIVLGTPARDGLWLAHTPQGLRRHLFERAHEAARRDGFAGTDDVQLAERLGARVIVVEDRYDNIKITTPEDLAIAEAILRWRAGQPAGGA